TGGCAAACTGGTAGTGTTCGGGTAGATGCCAATTATGATTAGGGATGAAACTCTCAGATCGTTTCTGGTGTGTCAAAAAACAATGCCTCCATAAAAGTTTGGGCTTGATCCCTCACAGTTTCAGGTATTTTAGTTTAGGTAGTCATATTCTGCTGTAAATAATATTGGATCATCATCAGCTCATGGCATATTAATTGAGCAGGGTTTGGAGTGCGTCCAGCAAAAAGAAGACAGACAGACAGGAGGCCCTCGGATGtggttgatttattttcttatttttaagatGTATTTGATCTGAGCAGTGTAATTTGTTGACTGGTCGCAGTGTGTTTGCTGCGGAACCCTAGATATGTTTTGGGCAGTGTAACTAGTGCTCTATATTCCTTTTATATGAACACCAGGAAGAATGAAGTAGAGGAGCTATCCTGGTTCTCCCAcatcatttatcatttattgAGACGAGACGGTAAgatattgaatttataaaaccataataactttaaaataaaataaattatgaaatttaatttattattgaataataaaatttaaaaaatcatttaaaaaagtacaataaaatgatttttttttaatgaaatattgacAATGTCATTAATGAGTTCAAAagttaatttctatatttttatcctACTATTAGTGGTCTTGTAGGACCTTACTGTTAAAATTTTAGTCTgggatataaaaatatattaggatactcaaacaattaaattaaaaaatatgattgatgttaaaaaaaaaaaacattatttaactaAAACAAAGTACGCTAAATATAACTGAAATGCTCCAGCTAGAAATTGAGCTCAAATATGTtggggtttgtttttttaaactagAATGAAATATACTAACTTTTCTTGATGTAACagaatgaaattaataattttatttaaaaatatattaaaataatatatatttttttattttttgaaatttgtttttgatattatctcattaaattaatgtataaatactaaaaacaattatttaaaacaattattatttttttaacaaaacggTGTATCAACAAAACGATCTATAATCAAAATTGCACCACAACTGTTCTATTTCGCAGCGCGCATTTTCCAAGGATATTCATCATATCCTTATCTAGCGTGTATATATACAAGTATagaaattatactttttttcttgtgaaaattgtaaaaataatcatttgttTGTTGATTATAAAAAGTAGtcattccttttccttttctttttgtagttTTAAGAGCacattttgtattattttatttatttatttatttttgttcgtttcataaataaaaccaattaattCTCACTATGTTTATCGAATTATCTATTCTGTTTCATAAGTTTTTGTTAGTTTCATAAATATAACAATTAACTTTCActatgtttattgaattatcTGTTATGTTTCATAAGTTTCATGAATACATAAAATCAACTATTTTATTTccaagttatatataaaaataactaatttatttattttacttattaaGAGAACCGATAttctttttaacttatttttaaaaataaattatttaaaatatttttttattgttttcatacACACATATAAAGGCATTTTAGAATTTAGAAATAATAAGTATGGACAATTTGGCAATATTTAGATCTATTTTGtgccatgaaaataaaattttcacaaGTTATGCTGTCAAAGATTCCTTTAATACACAATATAACCAATATCAACCATTATTAAATCGAACAcataataagatatatatatatatatatatatatatatattgaaaattagtatttttttaaatttataaaataaaataatctaatttgtttttagtaaaataatataatttgtacatatcacaattaaaaaactcaaaattaaagtttttttttttctattcatgtgacattaaaataaaatttcaaatgaaaagagaggagagagaaaaaaaataaaaaatacataaaaaatacaatgaaactCTCATTacaaaaccattaatattaatataaaaatttcaatgaaaaaaatgcaaatatacaaaaaaaagaagccagtGACAGTAAATAAAATGGGCTGCAAAAAGCAAGTGAGCCTTTTATTATCATTGGATGACAAGTACAACACACTCAGGTCACCGTTTATAATCTTTATTAGTgtcagattttttttgttaatatctttacaatgataatgataatgccATAATCGAAAGTTAGCTATGTctcaatgttttatttatttatctatttattttttgttgtaatttgtgttggctttttttttttaagtcacatatttattcttttctaattatcgacatgtataaattatattattttattggttttttttttcatatattattattttaccaattttcttaaaaaaaccatgttaataAACGAAAATAGCCGCAATGTGCCAGAATGGGTAAAGGTAAAGAGGCCTAGGCCTAGCAAAAACATAACCCAAACACCCCCGACTTCGGGTGGATTCGACCCTTTCATCAAAGCCCAGTCAGCCACTAGTTAttctatcattattattttattgtattattctATTCCTAATTTcccataattattttattcaaaacaaaatgaaaaaaaaaatcatttttgtgttttaacaatattttgaaatatttttaaattattttaatatataatatcaaaaattatttttaaaaaataataaaaaatattatttaatatatttttaaataaaaaatactttaaaaaacatttataatccCACTTCTAAACATCCCTATAGTTTTATCACCACCGctgttttaataataataaataaaaactataaataaataaatgaagacacctttctttcttgttttctttctctatatCCAAtgatccatccatccatccgtTCTGTTTAAACAGGAATTCAATCCAGATACCAAAagggtttctctttttttaatcaaataatcacAAAAAGCTTGTCTTTCTGTAGACCTATTCTCATGAATTCAAGTCGACAGGTTTGTGTCCAACTATCAAAATTCtatcttttcttcatttattacCTTCAATTATTCAATCTAAGCCTCAATTCTTTCTACCTTTTCATCTGGGTTTGCTTAGTTATGTTTTCTGCTTTGTGGATTCTTTGTAATTTGAGGTCTGTTTGGTTTCCCGTAAAATTTTGAAGCTTTCTGCATTTGCCTGGTTTTTATGTGAATATTGTAGCTATGTTTAGCTTGTGTATCTGTTTGGTTGCTCAGAAAATTGAAGGAAATTATAAAAACGAGAGGAATTTGAAGTTATTGGGATACTGGGTTTTTGGATAAAACAATAAAGTCTGGTCATTTCAGCTAATTTGATGGCAAAATTCAGCTTATTCTTTCTGTAACCTGTTGGAGATCAGtgcaaatggaaaaaaaaaattagaaactttcgttttgtttttttttccccctttggttttttgaaattgaatgGAGCATGAGAGTATTTGTTGCCTCATCCTAATGATTCcattaataaaaatgatttttttagcttgTGCTGATATTTGTCTGGTTATTCTTTAGCTTTGTATTGAATAAGGCGCTGTTGAGTAAATGAGTGGGTGCTTGAAGTGGAGAAAATGGCATTCGTGACCCATCAGATGCAGGTACTTGAAATGTAATTCTGCGTAGATCTTATGCCCTAAAAGTGTTACTGTTTTCTCCCCCCAAGTTATTCTCAAGTCATCTAAGCCTTAATCCATGGCAATCAAATTATCCTTATTCATGTCTTTTTCATCAATTCcactttgttatttgtttttccttccatGTTTCTGAGAtgcaaaatttattgaatttgatagtCTTGTATCACAGCAATTGTACTTTCCTTGTTCAACGGAAGTTCAAGTCtgtaacatcatattttcacattGTTTTGCAATGTCCCTTATTTTGCACTCCAATAAACtgtaattataaaacatattgcTTTGTCTGCTGCAACTAGGGTTCTTATGCAACATTTCCTTCAAGGCCTTTATCATGGAGCATAGGGGTGAAGTTGAAGCCACATGTAACGACACTTCAGATGTTTGGAAGAACAGATATGTGTTTCTCAGTAAAACGCAGTCTTCTTTTAAGGTAAGATATGCCTATATAGTTGAATTCATGATCAGCCTGTTTCTCTTTGTTGAACCAAATTGAGATTGAGCCACAGTGTTTTCACAGTGCAGGGGCTTTTGCTCTTGGACCCAAAGTGAAGCTTTTGAGAATTTCAGCATTTAAGGGTAGTGCACAAAATGATGAATCAGGAGGCAGAACGAATGGATCCAAAGTTTCCAAAAATTATGTTAAACTTTCTTATGTGCCAAAAGAAAATGGGGAGACCATAATCAGCTCTTCAAAGGTGCACACTGTTCCAGTTTCCTATACTTCTGAAGCAAATGACAGAATCGCAGGATCTCCtgctattaataaattattcaagaaaTGGCTGAGCATGTTGCCCACGCAGACACCAAGTCAAGATGCAGATGAGATTCTGGAAGGACCTCCTCCAAGAGAAGAATTGCAACAAGCTCAAAATACCACCCAAAATAAGGAAAGAGGTGAGATTGTAAAGTTGGTTTGGTGTCGCTTCCTGATTCTGGATGCAACAATAAAGATACCCATACTAACATTGTAAGTATTGTTGTTTCTGCCACTATGTTATTgggaattaatttaaatcactTCTTGTTCTGATGAAAAATATGACTCAAAATAGCTCAAAGGTTAAAGGATTTACCATTTAGTTGACTCAAGTACAGTGAAGCAGTGAGATTTTGTTGAGTTATTGGACTGGCAAAACTAGTATTTGATTTTACATTTCGACTGAACAGTTTTCGCTACACTGCTACATGATAATCTATTAATGATACAAGAATTCTTCGAACTCTTGATTTCTAAATGAACACGCTATGTAAACATCTCAAGGGTTTTTAGTTTGTAATATTTGTTATCTTCTTAAGATTTTTTGGCTGCTTCTAACTTGTGTTGTTGCAATTTCAGCATCCCTTTGGTCCTGGCCATCAATGTGATATATGGAGCTGGAGTGTCAAAAGAATTGACTCCATTGTGGATTTTGGGGCCCCTGATTGTTGCCATCTACATCAAGTTATTCCAGGGCTTGTGGACTCTCTATGTCTTCAGCTTTAGGCAGATagttaaattaatcaagaatGCACCTGCCTACTACCTTGTCGCCTCTGGCTATATCAGACAGGGGAAGCTCAAAGACGACATGCAAGTTCATGTGTTGCAACCTGTGCTACACATACAGAACTTAGACCGCAAagagttttcaagaaaaaagacaaaggaATTGCAAGAGTGGTTGACGGAGAAGTACCTAGATTATGTGGAATCTATATGGCCCTACTATTGTAGGGCAATCAGGTTTTTAAAGAAGGCTAATCTGATTTAAATTTGGTAATGTTAAAGTTTTAGGCAAGGGAGAAGTGTTGAGGTTAGAGTTTCTTAGGAAAATGTTTCAAGAGGTTGAGATTTTTTAAGAAGTGCTGACCAATCCCATTTTAGATCGGGGTTCTCGTATCATCAGGCAAGTCATGGAGCACAACAGAGGcagatttttcctttttctgtaattttatagGGCATTCTTGCACGAGATTCCCATCACCTTGTTCCTCGTTGTATTATGTTCTTTGAGGTTCCATTGTAGCATGCAAGTGTTCAACTCTATTATTGGgttatattaatgataatttataTGGTTTCAATATACCCTTAaaaccaaaacaagaaaaaaaaagggcggTGTTCTGGGATCCTTTTCCAAGGTTCTGAGGCCTTCTGCATCCTCGCTAGGAGCAAGTCCTCTACTCTCGCCCCTCATTTCCTATTAAATTGCAAGTCCCCTCCTCTCTCATCTCTCTTCATGGTCGTCTGGTTTGTTAATGCTGAATTTgctcctaaaataaaaaagaatcctTTGCAAGGAAAAATGTCATCGCCACTCTCCGAGCCAATATTACCCGGGGACAAATCCCATGAGAAGATTATAGAGgatattttatccttaatacCAAATGAATTAAGGAGCAAAGTGGAGCTTTACTCTTATGCCATTAAGGCCGACTTTTTGCAGAGAATATGTAGCTTCATCCATATGGAACATTTATTTGCTCATTACTTTTTATTACTTCCTCGTTCCTTGCTGTCCATCGCTAACTAGTTTGTTGTTTAAACCAAGAGTGAAAATCCACTCTCTCATTTCCCAAAATTAACTCGTGCAATGCAAGTACGCAACAAGAACGAAATTATGGAACATAAACTTTAGGGTTGTGttttaatgtttgtttataGAAAAGAGTTTCTCagttttgatctttattctctACTTTTTAACAAGcagaatattttattattattattattgtatttgtaTTCTAAAACCACTTAGAACAGCTTTATTATGATACAATGCCATGAAGTTGGTCTCTAAAAGCAATTATTCTGTTATTTCTATGATGGAAATATATATAATACCTAGGGAAAATAAAAGATGGGAAATTGAATCGAAAGAAAATGTCCTCTGAAATAGAATGTGACATAAGTCCACCCGCTTTATATATAcacgcacaaaaaaaaaaaaaaaaaaaccaacacctTAAAATCTCCGACTTCGTCAAATTTATTTCCCATCCTTAATAAAATCCCATTTCCTCAATAATATCTCATATGGGTATCCTTAAAATCCGTCAAATTCAAATGGGTTTGCTTTAAAATCAGACAACATGCATTACTTTACTCTCTACTAAACTGGGTTTTGCTGTTACATTTACTTATTCAGATGGCTGTCAAAGttgcttcttcttcattttcttgcattgcCACTCCGCTTTCTTCTCCTTTTAAACTAAGGAGAAGCTCCCAGGTatcttttttgctttgttttagtCTCTCTTAATAGTATTGCTGGTTCTTGTTATTGCTTTGTGTGCagtaagagttttttttaattgattctcAGTGACATGATGATAGAAAGGAGTAATTTGGTCTAAATTGGCTTCTTGAGTACGGCCTATTGGATTGTTATGCTTCAAATGAGATGCTTGTGATTTTTGCAATTGGTGACAGCATTTTGTTTTAATGCTTCTTAGAATTGCAAGTTCTTTTTTGggtgatttattttgattacaaTTGGGATCAGATTTTAGGAATTAGATTTATGGCATGGTAAATTTCACCAATACTGAAGAagaaatctctcttttttcttactATGATAATGGAATTTGAGAGAAGGGGTGAATAATTAAATCCTCTTCTGCAGTTAAGCATGGAGTTAGAAATTGATGTTTAACTTCTGTTGAGGGATTAATATTTCATTGTACACTGgtaaaatgagaatcaaatgcGGAAATCCTCTTCACTTATTCTGTTAGCATTGTTGTTTCTCTGGAAAGATGAAGGTGCATTATGCACAATAGTCTATGGCCCATAAGAGCAATGCTTTTCTTTTGATGTATGTGTGAGATGATACAAGTTATGTTGGCTGATTGACTCTTCAGTAGATGGCTTCATATTTCATGGTTTTTCTTCATTCCTTTAAGATATTCCCCAAATATATACATTCAAAATGAATCAGCTGTCACATGTTCCAACCAGGGCAGTTCCCTTTGATCCCCTCCTgcctttccctttctttttcagGCGGCATCCTCAACTTCTCCTCTTCTATGCATGCAATTTTGAAATTGACAACAACTAATATACTCTTACCTGAAATACTCGGTCATGTTTCTCAGGATTTTATTCGTAAAGTTTCCACCAGATTTGGAAGAGACCAACTAATTAAACCAACTCAGCCGCCTTAACTAATGCTtgcatgcttcttctttttttctcataaactttttttttttttttaattccatacCATGTGAATTTGTTAGCAATTTAACTGTTTTTCTTGTTTAGATTGTTGCTACTTGCTTGTTAAACTCTTGagtaatttcaaattttatgatattttttctgGCAGAGTTTCTATTTAAAGCAGTGAATTCTTTTTAATGAGCATGATGCATCGTTTGACTTCTTGCTACTTTATGCTAAACTTAGCCAAGGATTCATAAAGATCTGTTTCTAGATGACAAGCTCGATGGTAGTTTTCTAACACTTCACCCTTGTTTCATTGTTCAGCTGAGCTTGTCAGAAAGACCATATAATGGACTACATTATAAGCTTAGAAATGCTGATGGTAAGTTCCCAGACTGCTTGAATGATTGCCAAATTTCTAAAGTTTTATTCTAAGGTGCAATTTGACTCCCATAAATCTGATGTAGTCCATGATGCTACTAACTGTAGTGATATTAGAGCCTCCATACAGTAGACAGTGCGTGACAAAGTTGGTTTTTCTTGTCATGCCCTTCTTTCTGTAATATTGGTCTtcacatgcttttttttttttatagtcccAAAGTATGTCCATACTTCAGTCATCAAGACAAGCAAGCAAgttcttttttatccttatcTTAAGGACAAAATGTTCAACAAACCAATAAGATTAAATTCAcatttaagaataaataagCACATGTGAAGTGCATCTAATTCACTTCCTTCAACATTATGCTTTATGAAAAATGGAtcaatatatcaattttatgtGACAAGGTGAGTAAAATATGA
The genomic region above belongs to Populus alba chromosome 12, ASM523922v2, whole genome shotgun sequence and contains:
- the LOC118044779 gene encoding uncharacterized protein isoform X2, with translation MNSSRQGSYATFPSRPLSWSIGVKLKPHVTTLQMFGRTDMCFSVKRSLLLSAGAFALGPKVKLLRISAFKGSAQNDESGGRTNGSKVSKNYVKLSYVPKENGETIISSSKVHTVPVSYTSEANDRIAGSPAINKLFKKWLSMLPTQTPSQDADEILEGPPPREELQQAQNTTQNKERGEIVKLVWCRFLILDATIKIPILTFIPLVLAINVIYGAGVSKELTPLWILGPLIVAIYIKLFQGLWTLYVFSFRQIVKLIKNAPAYYLVASGYIRQGKLKDDMQVHVLQPVLHIQNLDRKEFSRKKTKELQEWLTEKYLDYVESIWPYYCRAIRFLKKANLI
- the LOC118044779 gene encoding uncharacterized protein isoform X4; translated protein: MAFVTHQMQGSYATFPSRPLSWSIGVKLKPHVTTLQMFGRTDMCFSVKRSLLLSAGAFALGPKVKLLRISAFKGSAQNDESGGRTNGSKVSKNYVKLSYVPKENGETIISSSKTPSQDADEILEGPPPREELQQAQNTTQNKERGEIVKLVWCRFLILDATIKIPILTFIPLVLAINVIYGAGVSKELTPLWILGPLIVAIYIKLFQGLWTLYVFSFRQIVKLIKNAPAYYLVASGYIRQGKLKDDMQVHVLQPVLHIQNLDRKEFSRKKTKELQEWLTEKYLDYVESIWPYYCRAIRFLKKANLI
- the LOC118044779 gene encoding uncharacterized protein isoform X1, whose product is MAFVTHQMQGSYATFPSRPLSWSIGVKLKPHVTTLQMFGRTDMCFSVKRSLLLSAGAFALGPKVKLLRISAFKGSAQNDESGGRTNGSKVSKNYVKLSYVPKENGETIISSSKVHTVPVSYTSEANDRIAGSPAINKLFKKWLSMLPTQTPSQDADEILEGPPPREELQQAQNTTQNKERGEIVKLVWCRFLILDATIKIPILTFIPLVLAINVIYGAGVSKELTPLWILGPLIVAIYIKLFQGLWTLYVFSFRQIVKLIKNAPAYYLVASGYIRQGKLKDDMQVHVLQPVLHIQNLDRKEFSRKKTKELQEWLTEKYLDYVESIWPYYCRAIRFLKKANLI
- the LOC118044779 gene encoding uncharacterized protein isoform X3 → MEHRGEVEATCNDTSDVWKNRYVFLSKTQSSFKCFHSAGAFALGPKVKLLRISAFKGSAQNDESGGRTNGSKVSKNYVKLSYVPKENGETIISSSKVHTVPVSYTSEANDRIAGSPAINKLFKKWLSMLPTQTPSQDADEILEGPPPREELQQAQNTTQNKERGEIVKLVWCRFLILDATIKIPILTFIPLVLAINVIYGAGVSKELTPLWILGPLIVAIYIKLFQGLWTLYVFSFRQIVKLIKNAPAYYLVASGYIRQGKLKDDMQVHVLQPVLHIQNLDRKEFSRKKTKELQEWLTEKYLDYVESIWPYYCRAIRFLKKANLI